CATTGGGTATAATGCCTTACATTTCAGCATCTATTATAATGCAGCTTTTAACGGTGGTAAGTCCTACACTTTCCAAGTGGAAAAAGGAAGAAGGAGAGGCTGGCAGAAAAAAGATTACCCAATGGACAAGATATGGCACGGTTATGATTACTGTTGTGCAGGGAATGGGTATATCCATAGGTCTTGAAAATATGACCAGTCCAGCAGGAGCATCGATAGTAATGGAAGCCGGCTGGGGATTCAGGCTTACGACTATAATGACCCTTACCTCCGGAACCATTTTTATTATGTGGCTTGGTGAGAGGATTACTGCAAGAGGACTTGGCAACGGCATATCCCTCATAATATTTGCAGGAATTGTAGCAGGACTTCCAGGAGCATTGTCCAACTCTTTTCAGCTTCTATCAGCAGGTGAAGTTACACTGTTTGTTGCGCTGTTTATTCTTGCAATAATAGTTGGAGTATTGCTTGCCATTGTATATGTCGAAAGGGCTCAAAGGCGACTTCCCATACACTATGCCAAACGTATGATGGGTCGCAAAATGTATGGAGGACAAACCAGTCACCTGCCTCTAAAATTGAATACTGCCGGAGTTATTCCAGCAATTTTTGCGTCATCAATATTAATGTTCCCGGCAACCATAGCCAGCTTTTCACAGGCTGACTGGTTAAATGTAGTATCCAACAATTTGATGCCTGATTCATTAGTTTATAATATATTCTTTGTTGCCCTGATTGTATTTTTCTGCTTTTTCTATACAGCTATAATTTTTGACCCTAAAGATATTGCTGAAAATCTCAAAAAGCAGGGCGGCTTTATCCCAGGGATCAGGCCTGGTTTAAAGACCAAAGAATATATTGATCGTGTACTTTCCAGACTTACGTTCTCTGGTGCGATTTACATGTCACTGGTATGTGTCTTGCCTGTGTTCATGATTAGAGAATTTAACGTACCTTTTTACTACGGAGGTACAGCCCTGCTAATTGTTGTGGCTGTAGCCATGGACACCATGGCTCAATTTCAGTCACACCTGATTTCACGCCATTATGAGGGCTTGATGACTAAGACAAGAATTAAAGGTAGAAGATAGTTTTTGAAGAAGCTTCGCGGAATATTTATTAAGAATGATTACGAAATTGGCTTGCTCAGAGAGGCAAATGCCATAGTCTCATATGTTCTGGACCGAATCGAAGAAAAAATTGAGCCAGGCATTACAACAATGGATCTTGAAGAGTTAGCCAATGATTTGTGCAGGCAGTTTAAAGTTATTCCTGCTTTCAAGGGTTATCAGGGTTTTCCGTATACCCTTTGCTGTTCTCTAAATGATGTTATTGTTCATGGCTTCCCAGACCACACCAAACTTAAAGATGGCGATATACTTAGTATAGATATGGGAGTCCAGTTCAAAGGTTTTTTTGGCGATTCTGCAAGAACGTTTGCAGTAGGAACTGTAAGCCAGGATGCCCGCAAAGTTATGGCAACTACACGATCAGCATTATACAAAGGTATTGAAAAGGCTGTTCCTGGCAACAATTTGTATGAAATATCTGCAGCAATCCAGGCACATGCTGAAGCCAATGAATGTGGAATAATTAAAAGGTTTGTAGGTCATGGTATTGGCGCGAGTTTACATGAAAAACCTGAAATCCCTAACTTTGTCCCTAAAAAGACTAACAGAGTTATTTTGAAAAAAGGAATGGTCATTGCCATAGAGCCAATGCTTTCACTTGGAAGTGACGAAGTTGTGATAATGCCTGATAGGTGGACAGCCAAAACCAAAGACAACAGTCTTTCAGCTCACTACGAACATAGTGTGGCAATCACGAGCGACGGACCGGAAATTTTGAGCGTTTCAAAACAGGAATTTGGGAGATAGATGTCATGAAGGTAAGACCATCTGTAAAAAAAATGTGCGCTAAATGCAAGATCATCAGGCGCAATGGAGTATTGAGAATAATCTGTGAAAATCCTCGTCATAAGCAGAGACAAGGATAGTTAACCGGGGGAAAAATGGCACGAATAGCTGGAGTTGATTTACCAAAAAGGAAAAAGATCGGCATCGCTTTGACCTATATCTACGGAATAGGCAGGAGTACAGCCCTGAAGGTTCTCGATAAGACGGGTGTAGACTGGACCAAAAAGACCGATGATCTTTCACCAGAAGAAGTAAATACCATTCGAAATGAGCTGGAGAATACTTACAAGGTTGAAGGTGATTTGCGCAGGGAAATAACAGCAAATATTAAGAGGCTTATGGATATAGGCTGTTACAGAGGTTTAAGGCATAGACGTTCATTGCCAGCAAGAGGCCAGCGTACTCACACAAACGCGCGTACAAGAAAAGGTCCCAGACGAACAACCATTAAGAAAAAGAAATAGTACCGGAGTTACTTAGATGGCAAAGCCTAAGAGAACCAAAAAGAAAAAAGAGAAAAAGAATATTCCCACTGGAATAGTGCATATCAACGCTACCTTTAATAATACAATGATCACTATTACAGACATGAGCGGCAACGTAGTCAGCTGGGCCAGCTCGGGCATGTCCGGCTTTAAAGGATCGCGTAAAGGTACACCTTTTGCTGCCCAAAAGGCAGCAGAAACAGCTGCTCGCCTTGCCCAGGATAACGGCATGAAAACAGTAGGGATACTTATAAAGGGACCAGGATCCGGCAGAGAATCGGCTATGCGTGCTATAAATATTGCCGGGTTCAAAGTAAATTTTATCCGTGATATTACACCCATTCCTCATAACGGATGTCGTCCCCCCAAAAGACGTAGAGTTTAATCAGGAGGTATAAATTGGCCAGATATACAGAATCTAAATGCAGAATATGCCGAAGAGAGGGGACCAAACTTTTTCTCAAGGGCGATCGATGCTACACTGATAAATGCGCGTATGAAAGACGTGCTTATCCTCCTGGTGAACATGGAAGAGCACGAAAAAAACATAGCGACTATGCCATACAGCTTAGAGAGAAGCAAAAAGTCAGAAGAATGTATGGTCTGCTTGAAGGACAGTTTCGCAAATACTTTGACATAGCCGACTCACGAAAAGGTGCAACTGGAGAAAACCTTCTGATATTATTAGAAAAAAGGCTTGATAATGTTGTTTATCGTCTTGGTTTTGCTAACTCCAGAATACAGGCTCGACAACTGGTAAGACATAATCACATAGCAGTTAATGGACGTCGCGTAAATATCCCCTCCTATATAGTCAAAGAGGGTGATGTTGTCAGTGTTCTTGAGAAAAGTAAGAAAATGCTGCTATTTCAGGAAGCCCAGGATGTTCTGGCACGCAGAGGAGCACCTGGATGGGTTGATGTGGATGGAAACGAACTTAAGGGAACAATCAAGGCAACTCCTGTACGTGATGACATCACTTTCCCCATCAATGAACAACTTATCGTTGAGCTTTACTCTAAATAAATTTTGAATCATTCATTTTAAAGTTAGAAATCTTATCAATGAATGATAATGTCGAAAAATTAAATTACTTTAGAATGACAGGATGAGTTTTAGTTGTCAGG
The Desulfonatronovibrio magnus DNA segment above includes these coding regions:
- the secY gene encoding preprotein translocase subunit SecY; translated protein: MAKQTKAGESGLKELRNKVLFTFLLLAVYRIGVHIPLPGVDGEALSDFFATAQNTLFGLFDMFAGGGLKNFSIFALGIMPYISASIIMQLLTVVSPTLSKWKKEEGEAGRKKITQWTRYGTVMITVVQGMGISIGLENMTSPAGASIVMEAGWGFRLTTIMTLTSGTIFIMWLGERITARGLGNGISLIIFAGIVAGLPGALSNSFQLLSAGEVTLFVALFILAIIVGVLLAIVYVERAQRRLPIHYAKRMMGRKMYGGQTSHLPLKLNTAGVIPAIFASSILMFPATIASFSQADWLNVVSNNLMPDSLVYNIFFVALIVFFCFFYTAIIFDPKDIAENLKKQGGFIPGIRPGLKTKEYIDRVLSRLTFSGAIYMSLVCVLPVFMIREFNVPFYYGGTALLIVVAVAMDTMAQFQSHLISRHYEGLMTKTRIKGRR
- the map gene encoding type I methionyl aminopeptidase; translation: MKKLRGIFIKNDYEIGLLREANAIVSYVLDRIEEKIEPGITTMDLEELANDLCRQFKVIPAFKGYQGFPYTLCCSLNDVIVHGFPDHTKLKDGDILSIDMGVQFKGFFGDSARTFAVGTVSQDARKVMATTRSALYKGIEKAVPGNNLYEISAAIQAHAEANECGIIKRFVGHGIGASLHEKPEIPNFVPKKTNRVILKKGMVIAIEPMLSLGSDEVVIMPDRWTAKTKDNSLSAHYEHSVAITSDGPEILSVSKQEFGR
- the rpmJ gene encoding 50S ribosomal protein L36, translated to MKVRPSVKKMCAKCKIIRRNGVLRIICENPRHKQRQG
- the rpsM gene encoding 30S ribosomal protein S13, encoding MARIAGVDLPKRKKIGIALTYIYGIGRSTALKVLDKTGVDWTKKTDDLSPEEVNTIRNELENTYKVEGDLRREITANIKRLMDIGCYRGLRHRRSLPARGQRTHTNARTRKGPRRTTIKKKK
- the rpsK gene encoding 30S ribosomal protein S11, with product MAKPKRTKKKKEKKNIPTGIVHINATFNNTMITITDMSGNVVSWASSGMSGFKGSRKGTPFAAQKAAETAARLAQDNGMKTVGILIKGPGSGRESAMRAINIAGFKVNFIRDITPIPHNGCRPPKRRRV
- the rpsD gene encoding 30S ribosomal protein S4, whose translation is MARYTESKCRICRREGTKLFLKGDRCYTDKCAYERRAYPPGEHGRARKKHSDYAIQLREKQKVRRMYGLLEGQFRKYFDIADSRKGATGENLLILLEKRLDNVVYRLGFANSRIQARQLVRHNHIAVNGRRVNIPSYIVKEGDVVSVLEKSKKMLLFQEAQDVLARRGAPGWVDVDGNELKGTIKATPVRDDITFPINEQLIVELYSK